In a genomic window of Xylophilus rhododendri:
- the iscR gene encoding Fe-S cluster assembly transcriptional regulator IscR, protein MRLTTKGRFAVTAMIDLALRQNNGPVTLAAISQRQQISLSYLEQLFGKLRRHELVESTRGPGGGYTLGRKAADITVADIIVSVDEPIDATQCGGKENCLGEAGRCMTHELWASLNQRMVEFLDSVTLQKLVDEQIAKGVQIEDKPAVRRAISSQPVVKPIRVNAPNSVFALGNAFAKS, encoded by the coding sequence ATGCGTCTCACAACCAAAGGCCGTTTTGCGGTCACCGCGATGATCGATCTGGCCCTGCGCCAGAACAACGGCCCGGTCACGCTGGCTGCCATCAGCCAACGCCAGCAGATTTCGCTGTCGTATCTCGAACAGCTCTTCGGCAAGCTGCGCCGCCACGAACTGGTGGAATCCACCCGCGGCCCCGGCGGCGGCTACACCCTGGGCCGCAAGGCGGCCGACATCACGGTGGCCGACATCATCGTCTCGGTGGACGAACCCATCGACGCCACCCAATGCGGCGGCAAGGAAAACTGCCTGGGCGAAGCCGGCCGCTGCATGACGCACGAGCTGTGGGCATCGCTCAACCAGCGCATGGTCGAGTTCCTGGACTCGGTCACGCTGCAGAAACTGGTCGACGAACAGATCGCCAAGGGTGTGCAGATCGAGGACAAGCCGGCCGTGCGCCGCGCCATCTCGAGCCAGCCGGTGGTCAAGCCGATCCGCGTGAACGCGCCGAACTCGGTTTTCGCGCTGGGCAACGCCTTCGCCAAATCCTGA
- a CDS encoding IscS subfamily cysteine desulfurase produces the protein MDITPHFPIYLDYGATTPCDPRVVDAMIPWLREHFGNAASRSHAWGWEAEEAIERARGQVADLIGADPREIVWTSGATESINLALKGAAQFYKGKGKHLITLKTEHKAVLDTVRELERQGFDATYLDVEEDGLVDLEKLKAAIRPDTILISVLFVNNEIGVIQDIPAIGALCREKGILFHVDAAQATGRVDIDMKALPVDLMSMTAHKTYGPKGVGALYVRRKPRVRLEAQIHGGGHERGMRSGTLPTHQIVGMGEAFRIIKLEMAEVNAKARALQQRLLDGLKDIEQVFINGSMEHRVPQNLNMSFNFVEGESLIMGIKGLAVSSGSACTSASLEPSYVLRALGRSDELAHSSLRMTIGRFTTEEEIDYAISTIRHNVAKLRELSPLWEMFQDGIDISTIQWAAH, from the coding sequence ATGGATATCACCCCGCACTTTCCGATCTACCTCGATTACGGCGCCACCACGCCCTGCGACCCGCGTGTGGTCGACGCCATGATCCCCTGGCTGCGCGAGCACTTCGGCAACGCAGCCTCGCGCAGCCACGCCTGGGGCTGGGAAGCCGAAGAAGCCATCGAGCGGGCGCGCGGCCAGGTCGCCGACCTGATCGGCGCCGACCCCCGCGAGATCGTCTGGACCAGCGGCGCCACCGAGTCGATCAACCTGGCCCTGAAGGGCGCCGCCCAGTTCTACAAGGGCAAGGGCAAGCACCTGATCACGCTCAAGACCGAGCACAAGGCCGTGCTCGACACGGTGCGCGAACTGGAGCGCCAGGGCTTCGACGCCACCTACCTCGATGTCGAGGAAGACGGCCTGGTCGATCTGGAAAAGTTGAAGGCCGCGATCCGCCCCGACACCATCCTGATCAGCGTGCTCTTCGTGAACAACGAGATCGGCGTGATCCAGGACATCCCCGCCATCGGCGCCCTGTGCCGCGAGAAGGGCATCCTTTTCCACGTCGATGCCGCGCAGGCCACCGGCCGTGTCGACATCGACATGAAGGCCCTGCCCGTCGACCTGATGAGCATGACCGCGCACAAGACCTACGGCCCCAAGGGCGTGGGCGCCCTGTACGTGCGCCGCAAGCCGCGCGTGCGGCTGGAGGCGCAGATCCACGGCGGCGGCCACGAGCGCGGCATGCGTTCGGGCACGCTGCCCACGCACCAGATCGTCGGCATGGGCGAGGCCTTCCGCATCATCAAGCTGGAGATGGCCGAGGTGAACGCCAAGGCGCGCGCGCTGCAGCAGCGCCTGCTCGACGGCCTGAAGGACATCGAACAGGTCTTCATCAACGGCAGCATGGAACACCGTGTGCCGCAGAACCTGAACATGAGCTTCAACTTCGTCGAAGGCGAGTCGCTGATCATGGGCATCAAGGGCCTGGCGGTGTCTTCGGGCTCGGCCTGCACCTCGGCCAGCCTGGAGCCCAGCTATGTGCTGCGCGCCCTGGGCCGCAGCGACGAGCTGGCGCACAGCAGCCTGCGCATGACCATCGGCCGTTTCACGACCGAGGAAGAGATCGACTACGCGATCTCCACCATCCGCCACAACGTGGCCAAGCTGCGTGAACTGTCGCCGCTCTGGGAAATGTTCCAGGACGGCATCGACATCAGCACCATCCAGTGGGCCGCGCACTAA
- the uvrB gene encoding excinuclease ABC subunit UvrB, which produces MPDTAPIAAVPSDAPATDKPGTFIQYEGSPFELYQPYPPAGDQPVAIDQLVEGIADGEVFQTLLGVTGSGKTFTMANVIARTGRPAIVFAPNKTLAAQLYAEFREFFPKNAVEYFVSYYDYYQPEAYVPQRDLFIEKDSAINEHIEQMRLSATKSVLERRDVIIVASVSAIYGIGAPEDYTQMRFILRVGSKQSQREAIAQLIRMQYTRNEQDFSRGSFRVRGDTIDVFPAEHSELAIRIELFDDEVESLQLFDPLTGKVRQKVPRFVIYPASHYVTPRDKVLSAVDSIKEELRERLKFFVSEGKLVEAQRLEQRTRFDLEMLAEIGHCKGIENYSRHLSGSPPGAPPATLTDYLPKDAVMFLDESHVMIGQLGGMYNGDRARKSTLVDYGFRLPSALDNRPLKFDEFETRMRQVVFVSATPADYEKRNAGKVVEQVVRPTGLVDPIVEVRPATHQVDDVLQEIRIRVDKNERVLITTLTKRMAEQLTDYLSDNGVKVRYLHSDIDTVERVEILRDLRLGTFDVLVGINLLREGLDIPEVSLVAILDADKEGFLRAERSLIQTIGRAARNLNGRAILYADRVTESMRKAIGETERRREKQIAHNELHGIVPRSVVKQVRELIDGVYGEKAGRDAVGADAGTRGDTLLEDLSEKDLAREIKRLEKQMLEHARNLEFEKAARLRDQLSRLKERALGASGHDNVVAFPTPPSADSRPK; this is translated from the coding sequence ATGCCTGATACCGCCCCCATCGCCGCAGTTCCATCCGACGCACCCGCTACCGATAAGCCGGGCACCTTCATCCAGTACGAGGGCTCGCCCTTCGAGCTGTACCAGCCCTATCCGCCGGCCGGCGACCAGCCGGTGGCCATCGACCAGCTGGTCGAAGGCATAGCCGACGGTGAGGTCTTCCAGACCCTGCTGGGCGTGACCGGCTCCGGCAAGACCTTCACCATGGCCAACGTGATCGCCCGCACCGGCCGGCCGGCGATCGTCTTCGCGCCCAACAAGACGCTGGCGGCGCAGCTCTACGCCGAGTTCCGCGAGTTCTTCCCCAAGAACGCCGTCGAGTACTTCGTCAGCTACTACGACTACTACCAGCCCGAGGCCTATGTGCCCCAGCGCGACCTGTTCATCGAGAAGGACAGCGCGATCAACGAGCACATCGAGCAGATGCGCCTGTCGGCCACCAAGAGCGTGCTGGAGCGGCGCGACGTGATCATCGTGGCCTCGGTCAGCGCCATCTACGGCATAGGCGCACCCGAGGACTACACCCAGATGCGTTTCATCCTGCGGGTGGGCAGCAAGCAGAGCCAGCGCGAGGCCATCGCCCAGCTGATCCGCATGCAGTACACCCGCAACGAGCAGGACTTCTCGCGCGGCAGCTTCCGGGTGCGCGGCGACACCATCGACGTGTTCCCGGCCGAGCATTCGGAGCTTGCGATCCGCATCGAACTCTTCGACGACGAGGTCGAGTCGCTGCAGCTCTTCGACCCGCTCACCGGCAAGGTGCGGCAGAAGGTGCCGCGTTTCGTGATCTACCCGGCCAGCCACTACGTGACGCCGCGCGACAAGGTGCTGAGCGCGGTCGATTCGATCAAGGAGGAGCTGCGCGAGCGGCTGAAGTTCTTCGTCTCCGAAGGCAAGCTGGTGGAAGCTCAGCGCCTGGAGCAGCGCACCCGCTTCGACCTGGAGATGCTGGCCGAGATCGGTCACTGCAAGGGCATCGAGAACTACTCGCGCCACCTCTCGGGCTCGCCGCCCGGCGCGCCGCCGGCCACGCTGACCGACTACCTGCCCAAGGACGCGGTCATGTTCCTGGACGAGAGCCACGTCATGATCGGCCAGCTCGGCGGCATGTACAACGGCGACCGGGCGCGCAAGAGCACGCTGGTGGATTACGGCTTTCGCCTGCCCTCGGCCCTGGACAACCGGCCGCTGAAGTTCGACGAGTTCGAGACCCGCATGCGCCAGGTGGTCTTCGTCTCGGCCACGCCGGCCGACTACGAGAAACGCAATGCCGGCAAGGTGGTCGAGCAGGTGGTGCGGCCGACCGGCCTGGTCGATCCCATCGTGGAAGTGCGGCCCGCCACGCACCAGGTGGACGACGTGCTGCAGGAGATCCGCATCCGCGTCGACAAGAACGAGCGGGTGCTGATCACCACCCTGACCAAACGCATGGCGGAGCAGCTCACCGACTACCTCAGCGACAACGGCGTGAAGGTGCGCTACCTGCACAGCGACATCGACACGGTGGAGCGGGTGGAGATCCTGCGCGACCTGCGCCTGGGCACCTTCGACGTGCTGGTGGGCATCAACCTGCTGCGCGAGGGCCTGGACATTCCGGAGGTGAGCCTGGTGGCCATTCTCGATGCCGACAAGGAAGGTTTCCTGCGCGCCGAACGCAGCCTCATCCAGACCATAGGCCGGGCCGCGCGCAACCTGAACGGCCGCGCCATCCTCTACGCCGACCGGGTGACCGAATCGATGCGCAAGGCCATCGGCGAGACCGAGCGCCGGCGCGAGAAGCAGATCGCCCACAACGAGCTGCACGGCATCGTGCCGCGCAGCGTGGTCAAGCAGGTGCGCGAGCTGATCGACGGTGTCTATGGCGAGAAGGCCGGCCGCGACGCGGTGGGGGCGGACGCCGGCACACGCGGCGACACATTGCTGGAAGACCTGTCCGAGAAGGACCTGGCCCGCGAGATCAAACGCCTGGAAAAGCAGATGCTGGAGCACGCCCGCAACCTCGAATTCGAGAAGGCCGCCCGCCTGCGAGACCAGCTTTCGCGCCTGAAGGAAAGGGCGCTCGGCGCCTCCGGCCACGACAACGTGGTGGCCTTTCCTACGCCCCCTTCGGCCGATTCCCGACCAAAGTAG
- a CDS encoding Bug family tripartite tricarboxylate transporter substrate binding protein gives MNKLLERWTRHLAASAMALAAVWAALGSGAAQAAYPDRPIRLIVGFPPGQATDVIARMLGKVLQDALGQPVVVENRPGAGGINGTVEAIRAAPDGYTLLVSSSGPLSVNPSLYAKLPYAPEKDLEPVSMLVRLPLYLAVNPSFPAKTFDEFLKLVKASPGKYDYASAGNGVTSHLTMELIKSQFGLFLLHVPYRGSGQAVSDVMAGQVPAIVDTGPAILPNMAAGKLRVLAVTTRERSSLTPAIASIAELSGTSFDVAAWVGLVAPRGVPPEIVEQLHKTIALHWTKPEVKSQMAALGGESVTMPPAAFRTYIAEETVKFARAVKISGAKVD, from the coding sequence ATGAACAAGCTCCTCGAGCGCTGGACTCGCCACCTGGCCGCGTCCGCCATGGCGCTGGCTGCCGTATGGGCCGCGCTGGGCAGCGGTGCCGCCCAAGCCGCCTATCCGGACAGGCCGATCCGCCTGATCGTCGGTTTCCCGCCCGGCCAGGCCACCGACGTCATCGCCCGCATGCTCGGCAAGGTGCTGCAGGACGCGCTGGGCCAGCCGGTGGTGGTGGAGAACCGGCCCGGCGCCGGCGGCATCAACGGCACGGTCGAGGCGATACGCGCCGCGCCCGATGGCTACACCCTGCTGGTCAGCTCCAGCGGCCCGCTGTCGGTCAATCCCAGCCTGTATGCCAAGCTGCCCTATGCGCCGGAGAAGGACCTGGAACCGGTCTCGATGCTGGTGCGGCTGCCGCTGTACCTGGCGGTCAACCCGTCCTTTCCGGCCAAAACCTTCGACGAGTTCCTGAAGCTGGTGAAGGCCAGCCCGGGCAAGTACGACTACGCCTCGGCGGGCAACGGGGTCACCAGCCACCTGACGATGGAGCTCATCAAGAGCCAGTTCGGCCTGTTCCTGCTGCATGTGCCCTATCGCGGCAGCGGCCAGGCGGTGAGCGACGTGATGGCCGGGCAGGTGCCGGCCATCGTCGATACCGGCCCGGCCATCCTGCCCAATATGGCCGCCGGCAAGCTGCGGGTGCTGGCGGTGACCACCCGCGAGCGCTCAAGCCTCACGCCCGCCATCGCCTCCATCGCGGAGCTGAGCGGCACCTCCTTCGACGTCGCCGCCTGGGTCGGCCTGGTGGCGCCCAGGGGTGTGCCGCCGGAGATCGTCGAGCAGCTCCACAAGACGATCGCGCTGCATTGGACCAAGCCGGAGGTCAAAAGCCAGATGGCGGCGCTGGGCGGCGAATCGGTGACCATGCCGCCGGCGGCCTTCAGGACCTATATCGCCGAGGAGACGGTGAAGTTCGCCCGCGCCGTGAAGATCTCGGGCGCCAAGGTCGATTGA
- a CDS encoding acyl-CoA dehydrogenase family protein, which produces MTPADEAELLHAIDRWIEKSVVPVVKHYDHADEWPAPIVAQMQELGLFGATISPEYGGLGLPASTYAKIVMRISSYWMSITGIFNSHLMLALAIEKFGTEAQKQQWLPRLASGEVRGGLALTEPDAGTDLQGIRMTARREGDDYVINGTKTWISNGIQGSCFALLVKTDPEAEPRHKGMSLFIAPKGPGFTVGRQLEKLGYKAIDSAELVFDNYRISADHLIGGVEGQGFYQATGGLELGRINVASRGVGIAEGALRLATEYAQVRKTFGKPIHEHQAIGLKLGEMVTRARAARLLTLDAAAIFDRGERCDMEAGMAKYFASEAALENSIESMRIHGAYGYSKEYDIERLYRDAPLTCIGEGTNELQRIIIARQWVKRNLAA; this is translated from the coding sequence ATGACCCCGGCCGACGAAGCCGAGCTGCTCCACGCGATCGACCGCTGGATCGAGAAGTCGGTCGTGCCGGTCGTCAAGCACTACGACCATGCCGACGAATGGCCCGCGCCCATCGTGGCGCAGATGCAGGAGCTGGGCCTCTTCGGCGCCACCATCAGCCCCGAATACGGCGGCCTGGGCCTGCCGGCCAGCACCTACGCCAAGATCGTGATGCGGATCTCGTCCTACTGGATGTCGATCACCGGCATCTTCAATTCGCACCTGATGCTGGCCCTGGCCATCGAGAAGTTCGGCACCGAGGCGCAGAAGCAGCAATGGCTGCCGCGCCTGGCCAGCGGCGAGGTGCGCGGCGGTCTGGCGCTGACCGAGCCCGATGCCGGCACCGACCTGCAGGGCATCCGCATGACGGCGCGGCGCGAGGGCGACGACTACGTCATCAACGGCACCAAGACCTGGATCAGCAACGGCATCCAGGGCTCCTGCTTCGCGCTGCTGGTCAAGACCGATCCCGAGGCCGAGCCGCGCCACAAGGGCATGAGCCTGTTCATCGCGCCCAAGGGGCCGGGTTTCACCGTGGGCCGGCAGCTGGAGAAGCTGGGCTACAAGGCCATCGATTCGGCGGAGCTGGTGTTCGACAACTACCGGATTTCCGCGGACCACCTGATCGGCGGCGTGGAAGGCCAGGGCTTCTACCAGGCCACCGGCGGGCTGGAGCTGGGCCGCATCAACGTGGCTTCGCGTGGTGTCGGCATCGCCGAGGGCGCCCTGCGGCTGGCCACCGAATACGCCCAGGTCCGCAAGACCTTCGGCAAGCCGATCCACGAGCACCAGGCGATCGGCCTGAAGCTCGGCGAGATGGTCACCCGGGCCCGCGCCGCGCGCCTGCTGACGCTGGACGCGGCGGCCATCTTCGACCGCGGCGAGCGCTGCGACATGGAGGCCGGCATGGCCAAGTATTTCGCCTCGGAGGCGGCGCTGGAGAACAGCATCGAGTCGATGCGCATCCACGGCGCCTACGGCTATTCGAAGGAGTACGACATCGAGCGGCTCTACCGCGACGCGCCGCTCACCTGCATCGGCGAGGGCACCAACGAACTGCAGCGGATCATCATCGCCAGGCAGTGGGTCAAGCGCAACCTGGCGGCCTGA
- a CDS encoding RnfABCDGE type electron transport complex subunit B, whose translation MQDSRQALAARLDAALPQTQCTRCGYPDCAAYAHAIAFEAAAVNRCPPGGQEGVARLAAIARTEVLPLDADCGAEAPRQLAVIDPAWCIGCTLCLDACPTDAILGANKRMHTVIDLHCTGCELCVPACPVDCIALENASGERSGWQAWSQQQAETALQRYRLHQARKSPPPPPAAPTEAEGAGDRKRSAVEAALARARARRQP comes from the coding sequence ATGCAGGACAGCCGCCAGGCGCTGGCCGCTCGCCTGGACGCGGCCCTGCCGCAGACCCAGTGCACCCGCTGCGGCTATCCCGACTGCGCCGCCTACGCCCACGCCATCGCCTTCGAAGCAGCAGCCGTCAACCGCTGCCCGCCCGGCGGCCAGGAAGGCGTGGCACGGCTGGCCGCCATCGCCCGCACCGAGGTGCTGCCGCTCGATGCCGACTGCGGCGCCGAGGCCCCGCGCCAGCTCGCCGTGATCGACCCGGCCTGGTGCATCGGCTGCACCCTCTGCCTGGACGCCTGCCCCACCGACGCCATCCTGGGCGCCAACAAACGCATGCACACCGTGATCGACCTGCATTGCACCGGCTGCGAGCTGTGCGTGCCGGCCTGCCCGGTGGACTGCATCGCGCTGGAGAACGCCTCGGGCGAACGCAGCGGCTGGCAGGCCTGGTCGCAGCAGCAGGCCGAGACCGCCCTGCAGCGCTACCGCCTGCACCAGGCGCGCAAGAGCCCGCCACCGCCACCGGCCGCCCCCACCGAAGCCGAGGGTGCCGGCGACCGCAAGCGCTCCGCCGTGGAAGCCGCCCTGGCACGGGCACGCGCCCGGCGCCAGCCGTAA
- a CDS encoding MaoC family dehydratase has protein sequence MSKDAVQLAPQRFRESFGRYYEDFEVGHIYEHRPGRTVTETDNIWFTLLTMNTHPLHFDNAYAAKSEFGKALVNSCLTLSIVVGMSVSDVSQKAIGNLGWNDIKLSAPVFVGDTLYAESHVLGKRESASRPTQGIVTVRTIGTKSDGTEFISFERTVLVPKRGYGIDD, from the coding sequence ATGAGCAAGGATGCAGTGCAGCTGGCGCCCCAGCGCTTTCGCGAGAGTTTCGGCCGCTACTACGAGGATTTCGAGGTCGGCCACATCTACGAACACCGGCCCGGCCGCACCGTGACCGAGACCGACAACATCTGGTTCACCCTGCTGACCATGAACACCCATCCGCTGCATTTCGACAATGCCTATGCGGCCAAGTCGGAGTTCGGCAAGGCGCTGGTCAACAGCTGCCTGACGCTGTCCATCGTCGTCGGCATGAGTGTCAGCGACGTCAGCCAGAAGGCCATCGGCAACCTGGGCTGGAACGACATCAAACTGAGCGCGCCGGTGTTCGTCGGCGACACGCTCTATGCGGAGTCGCATGTGCTGGGCAAACGCGAATCCGCCTCGCGGCCCACCCAGGGCATCGTGACGGTGCGCACCATCGGCACGAAGAGCGACGGCACCGAGTTCATCAGCTTCGAGCGCACGGTGCTCGTGCCCAAGCGCGGTTATGGCATCGACGACTGA
- a CDS encoding CaiB/BaiF CoA transferase family protein, producing the protein MKPLQGLRVLSIEQFGAAPYATMFLADMGAEVIKLENLESGGDPARYTGPYRLGEADSQYFQTWNSNKKSITLDLKSAEGRAQFERLAADMDAVVDNLRGDQPAKLRLQYADLKHLNPRLVCLHISAYGRDNERAAWPGYDYLMQAETGLMHLTGEPDGPPSRFGAPSIIDQTTGLTAAVGLLGAILGARSSGIGCDVDTCLFDVALHQLGYAATWYLNEGAVTPRQARSGHLSVGPVQTFATADGWIFIMCMTQKFWLALLDALGRTDLLARPEFATPTSRGEHRQTLTPLLDAELRKHGTRFWLDRLGGLLPVAPVNTLVEALESPAVRDSGVVRQVPHPLRPDFRMLANPLRFDGQRLQQAVCAPLGADNEELLPSRVDQGAAP; encoded by the coding sequence ATGAAGCCGCTGCAAGGCCTGCGGGTGCTGTCGATCGAGCAGTTCGGCGCCGCACCCTACGCCACCATGTTCCTGGCCGACATGGGCGCCGAGGTCATCAAGCTGGAGAACCTCGAAAGCGGCGGCGACCCCGCCCGCTACACCGGCCCCTACCGGCTGGGCGAGGCGGACAGCCAGTATTTCCAGACCTGGAACAGCAACAAGAAAAGCATCACGCTGGACCTGAAATCGGCCGAGGGCCGGGCGCAATTCGAGCGCCTGGCCGCGGACATGGACGCGGTGGTCGACAACCTGCGCGGTGACCAGCCGGCCAAGCTCCGGCTGCAGTACGCCGACCTGAAACACCTCAATCCAAGGCTGGTCTGCCTGCACATCTCCGCCTACGGCCGCGACAACGAACGCGCCGCCTGGCCGGGCTACGACTACCTGATGCAGGCCGAGACCGGCCTGATGCACCTGACCGGCGAGCCGGACGGCCCGCCCTCGCGTTTCGGTGCGCCTTCCATCATCGACCAGACCACCGGCCTGACCGCGGCGGTGGGCCTGCTGGGCGCCATCCTGGGCGCACGCAGCAGCGGCATCGGCTGCGATGTGGACACCTGCCTTTTCGACGTGGCCCTGCACCAGCTGGGTTATGCCGCCACCTGGTACCTCAACGAAGGCGCGGTCACGCCGCGCCAGGCACGCAGCGGGCATCTCTCGGTCGGGCCGGTGCAGACCTTCGCGACCGCGGACGGCTGGATCTTCATCATGTGCATGACCCAGAAGTTCTGGCTGGCGCTGCTCGACGCGCTGGGCCGCACCGACCTGCTGGCGCGGCCCGAGTTCGCCACGCCGACCAGCCGCGGCGAACACCGGCAGACGCTGACACCGCTGCTCGATGCCGAACTCCGCAAGCACGGCACCCGCTTCTGGCTCGACCGCCTGGGCGGCCTGCTGCCGGTGGCGCCGGTGAACACCCTGGTCGAGGCGCTGGAAAGCCCGGCGGTGCGCGACAGCGGCGTGGTGCGGCAGGTGCCGCATCCGCTGCGGCCGGATTTCCGGATGCTGGCCAATCCGCTGCGCTTCGACGGCCAGCGCCTGCAGCAGGCGGTGTGCGCGCCGCTGGGCGCCGACAACGAAGAACTCCTGCCATCGCGGGTGGACCAGGGAGCCGCGCCATGA
- a CDS encoding CaiB/BaiF CoA transferase family protein, whose translation MKLTGLKVIDLSLFLPGPYLTLALCDHGAEVIKVEPPAGDPGRGIGERQGGHAVFFRNLNRGKQSLCLDLKLEADRERLLRLCDEADVFVESFRPGVAARLGFGQETLRGRNPRLVYCSISAFGQDGDYAARPAHDLGVEAMAGVLSMSLGPDGSPAIPAIPVADVLSGLHGLSGVLMALLRRESTGQGDYLDISMLDSTVGACLNILGPTLAEGRQPDPREERTTGGSAFYRVYRTGDGGHISMAGQEPKFVHCLLGALGRPELAELVLQGPGRHQQPVVDYLTGVFLTRTRDEWDAWLGGLDVCYGPVKTLPEALADPHLARRAMVLTDDAGLRHIGSPIHFADEPAEPDFTVPALGGYAGPDTHR comes from the coding sequence ATGAAGCTCACCGGCCTGAAGGTGATCGACCTGTCCCTGTTCCTGCCCGGACCCTATCTCACTCTGGCGCTCTGCGACCACGGCGCCGAAGTCATCAAGGTGGAGCCGCCCGCGGGCGACCCCGGACGCGGCATCGGCGAGCGGCAAGGGGGGCATGCGGTGTTCTTCCGCAATCTCAACCGCGGCAAACAAAGCCTCTGCCTGGACCTGAAGCTGGAAGCCGACCGCGAGCGCCTGCTGCGGCTGTGCGACGAGGCCGATGTGTTCGTCGAATCCTTCCGGCCGGGCGTGGCCGCGCGGCTGGGTTTCGGGCAGGAGACGCTGCGCGGGCGCAATCCCCGGCTCGTCTACTGCTCCATCTCCGCCTTCGGCCAGGACGGCGACTACGCGGCGCGGCCGGCCCATGACCTGGGCGTGGAGGCGATGGCGGGGGTGTTGAGCATGTCCCTCGGCCCGGACGGATCGCCTGCGATCCCCGCCATCCCGGTGGCCGATGTGCTGAGCGGCCTGCACGGCCTGAGCGGCGTGCTGATGGCGCTGCTGCGTCGGGAATCGACCGGGCAGGGCGACTACCTCGACATCTCCATGCTGGACTCCACCGTCGGCGCCTGCCTGAACATCCTCGGCCCCACGCTGGCCGAGGGCCGGCAGCCCGATCCGCGCGAGGAGCGCACGACCGGCGGCTCGGCCTTCTACCGGGTCTACCGGACCGGCGACGGCGGCCATATCTCCATGGCCGGGCAGGAGCCGAAGTTCGTGCACTGCCTGCTCGGCGCCCTCGGCCGGCCGGAGCTGGCCGAGCTGGTGCTGCAGGGGCCGGGCCGCCACCAGCAGCCGGTGGTGGACTACCTCACGGGCGTCTTCCTCACCCGCACACGCGACGAGTGGGATGCCTGGCTGGGCGGCCTCGATGTCTGCTACGGCCCGGTCAAGACCCTGCCCGAGGCGCTGGCCGACCCGCACCTGGCCCGCCGCGCCATGGTGCTGACCGACGACGCCGGCCTGCGCCACATCGGCAGTCCCATCCATTTCGCGGACGAGCCGGCCGAGCCGGATTTCACCGTGCCGGCGCTGGGCGGCTACGCCGGCCCCGACACCCATCGATAA